In Helianthus annuus cultivar XRQ/B chromosome 8, HanXRQr2.0-SUNRISE, whole genome shotgun sequence, a single genomic region encodes these proteins:
- the LOC110870437 gene encoding uncharacterized protein LOC110870437, with protein sequence MRRVANNIPGLNVDGKWIFKPSEVKREVRHFFKQRFVEEMPDRPTLECYGIKNLSDVEAENIVVPFSELEIKEAVFDYGSDKAPGPDGFNFRFIKRFWPVLANDFVKLLQKFFETGRFILDGPLIINEIYSWAKKTGKELFFFKIDFEKAYDNINWRFLKLIMKQMNFPDRWCNWIKGVLHSARSSVLVNGSPTFEFNCEKGIRQGDTISPFSFLIVMEGLSSMLRMACDNGMFDGVQLNNDGPIISHLLYADDTMVMGKWSQFNFNVLKRILRIFHLCSGLRINLHKSNLFGIGKSVEEIEVCANGMGCRSGVFPFKYLGILVGTNMNRISNWDSVVDVFKKRLSSWKASVVSIAGSVILIKLVLESLPSCYFLLYKAPVTVINKLEVIIKRFLWGRCDEKNKIHWVAWDRVTKSIKDGGLGLSKLEDNNYAMLLKWLWRYRVENGALWRKFVDAIHGSNRRCETIQCNNRFSGVWSRLVKVGYSLKVNGNGFVNMVRGVVGDGSTIKFWIDPLHTTEPLKIKFPSLFRLEGRKRCTMADRFFDHNSPPTICWNWKHYPNNGLEVDELIQCHRVLSGVQLSGREDSWAWNQDSGEDFSVKEARKWIKGSDSSVDNTIYNWCKWIPSKCNIFMWRASLDRIPTKNALLHRNVNVGDGLCGLCGDIDEMVDHFFSGCRVVCEVLDAIASWCKIPRFFVFSLSDVLHITDQLIYPSKKKKIIYGIIIIVCWRIWKARNEKVFNRVDSNVVHIVSDVKSLGFIWFRSRHKEGSIDWRNWCNFIFPLM encoded by the exons ATGAGAAGGGTTGCTAATAATATCCCGGGGTTAAACGTCGATGGCAAGTGGATTTTCAAGCCCTCAGAAGTGAAAAGAGAAGTTCGCCATTTTTTTAAGCAACGGTTTGTTGAGGAGATGCCTGACCGTCCGACTTTGGAGTGCTATGGTATTAAAAACTTGTCTGATGTCGAAGCCGAGAATATTGTGGTTCCATTTTCTGAATTGGAAATCAAAGAAGCTGTGTTCGATTATGGGAGCGATAAGGCACCGGGTCCGGATGGTTTTAATTTCCGATTCATAAAGCGGTTCTGGCCGGTTTTAGCTAATGATTTTGTTAAGTTGTTGCAGAAGTTTTTTGAAACAG GGAGATTTATTCTTGATGGACCGCTTATCATTAATGAAATATATTCCTGGGCGAAAAAGACCGGCAAAGAATTATTCTTTTTTAAAATTGACTTCGAGAAAGCTTATGATAATATCAATTGGAGGTTCTTGAAATTGATTATGAAGCAAATGAATTTCCCGGATAGATGGTGTAATTGGATCAAGGGTGTGTTACATTCGGCTCGTTCATCCGTTCTTGTGAATGGATCTCCTACGTTCGAGTTCAATTGCGAAAAGGGTATTAGACAAGGTGATACTATCTCGCCTTTTTCATTTTTGATCGTTATGGAGGGTTTGTCTTCGATGCTTAGGATGGCTTGTGATAATGGTATGTTTGATGGGGTGCAATTGAATAATGATGGCCCTATTATATCTCACCTTCTATATGCCGATGATACAATGGTTATGGGCAAATGGTCTCAATTCAACTTTAATGTTTTGAAGAGAATTCTTCGAATATTTCATTTGTGTTCCGGCCTTCGAATAAACTTGCACAAGTCGAATTTATTTGGGATAGGGAAGAGTGTGGAGGAGATTGAAGTTTGCGCAAATGGGATGGGTTGTAGATCGGGGGTTTTTCCATTCAAGTATTTGGGAATTTTAGTGGGCACCAATATGAACCGAATTAGTAATTGGGATTCGGTGGTTGATGTATTCAAAAAGCGCTTATCTTCTTGGAAGGCAAGTGTGGTTTCTATTGCAGGTAGTGTTATTCTTATCAAGTTGGTTCTTGAAAGTTTACCGTCGTGTTATTTCTTATTGTACAAAGCCCCGGTCACGGTTATTAATAAGCTTGAGGTTATCATCAAACGTTTCCTATGGGGAAGATGTGATGAAAAGAACAAGATACATTGGGTCGCTTGGGATAGAGTTACGAAAAGTATAAAAGATGGAGGATTGGGTCTCTCCAAGTTGGAAGATAATAATTACGCGATGCTTTTGAAATGGTTGTGGAGATATCGAGTAGAAAACGGGGCGCTTTGGAGGAAGTTTGTGGACGCTATACATGGTTCGAATAGAAGATGTGAAACAATTCAGTGTAATAATCGCTTCTCAGGCGTTTGGTCTAGATTGGTGAAAGTCGGCTATAGTCTTAAAGTGAATGGTAATGGCTTTGTCAATATGGTCCGAGGGGTCGTGGGCGACGGTTCGACTATTAAATTCTGGATTGATCCTTTGCATACGACGGAACCGTTAAAGATTAAATTTCCTTCTTTGTTTCGGTTGGAGGGTCGGAAACGTTGCACTATGGCAGATAGATTTTTCGATCATAATAGCCCTCCCACCATTTGCTGGAATTGGAAGCATTATCCGAATAATGGCCTTGAAGTGGACGAGCTCATTCAGTGTCATCGAGTTCTTTCGGGAGTTCAGCTTAGCGGCCGAGAGGATTCTTGGGCCTGGAACCAGGATTCGGGTGAAGACTTCTCGGTTAAGGAAGCCCGAAAATGGATAAAAGGTAGCGATTCTAGTGTAGATAATACGATTTATAATTGGTGCAAGTGGATCCCGAGCAAATGTAATATATTCATGTGGAGGGCTAGCTTGGATAGAATCCCCACCAAAAATGCCCTCCTTCATCGAAATGTCAATGTAGGAGATGGTTTATGCGGATTGTGTGGGGATATCGACGAAATGGTTGACCATTTCTTTTCGGGTTGTAGGGTAGTGTGTGAAGTTTTGGATGCTATTGCTTCTTGGTGCAAAATTCCACGATTCTTTGTGTTTTCTCTATCCGATGTGTTACATATTACAGATCAATTGATTTATCCATCGAAAAAGAAGAAGATAATCTACGGCATCATCATTATCGTGTGTTGGCGAATTTGGAAGGCAAGGAACGAAAAGGTTTTCAACAGAGTGGATTCGAATGTAGTTCACATTGTTTCGGATGTGAAGTCTTTGGGTTTCATATGGTTTAGAAGTAGACACAAGGAGGGTTCGATAGATTGGAGAAATTGGTGTAATTTTATTTTCCCGTTGATGTAA
- the LOC110870438 gene encoding uncharacterized protein LOC110870438, which yields MLQETQFASLVGVDLGRFWGKGSFEFDWVGAPGRSGGLVSLWDPKRFSASRVVKSRFFLCIHGYLKDDGKAFSLINIYAPQKLRDKRSLCAELEGIIVRDNAFWVVGGYFNCVRDRSERRNSRFNALVSNEFNDFIDKVELHEFTLKGRKFTFVSGNKCSRIDRILVSWNFVNEWTNAEYRALAREESDHCPLVLKIEAQYFGPKHFRFFNSWLSRDRLSEVVDKVEIEEELNLKAELCELDELIDERDSTETEMRVLNEAKNRLREMGDIKKKDIRQK from the exons ATGTTACAAGAGACACAGTTTGCGTCTCTTGTTGGTGTCGACTTGGGGAGGTTTTGGGGGAAAGGGAGTTTTGAATTTGATTGGGTTGGCGCGCCAGGTCGTTCTGGTGGTCTAGTTTCGTTATGGGACCCTAAGAGATTTTCGGCTTCTAGGGTGGTAAAGAGTAGATTTTTCTTATGTATTCATGGTTATTTGAAAGATGATGGGAAGGCGTTTTCGTTGATAAATATTTATGCTCCACAAAAGTTGAGGGATAAGCGATCTCTTTGTGCCGAGCTTGAAGGTATTATTGTTCGAGATAATGCATTTTGGGTTGTTGGCGGTTATTTTAATTGTGTGCGAGATCGGTCAGAACGTAGGAACTCTAGGTTTAATGCTTTGGTTTCTAATGAGTTTAATGATTTCATTGATAAGGTGGAATTGCATGAATTTACTTTAAAAGGTAGGAAGTTTACCTTTGTTTCTGGAAATAAATGTAGCCGTATCGATCGTATTCTTGTGTCATGGAATTTTGTGAATGAATGGACAAATGCAGAGTATAGAGCTCTTGCTAGGGAGGAATCGGATCATTGCCCGTTAGTGTTGAAGATTGAAGCGCAATATTTTGGGCCTAAACATTTTAGATTCTTTAATTCTTGGTTATCCAGGGACAGGTTAAGTGAAGTGGTTGATAAA GTAGAGATTGAAGAGGAACTTAATTTAAAGGCTGAATTATGTGAGCTAGATGAGTTAATTGATGAAAGGGATTCGACCGAAACCGAGATGCGTGTTCTTAATGAAGCTAAGAATCGGCTTAGGGAAATGGGCGATATTAAAAAGAAAGATATTCGACAAAAATAA